From Acinetobacter suaedae, one genomic window encodes:
- the ispF gene encoding 2-C-methyl-D-erythritol 2,4-cyclodiphosphate synthase, translating into MVAQIRIGQGIDVHAFDDGQFVTLAGIKIPHTHGLKAHSDGDVILHALCDALLGALALGDIGQHFPDTDPEYKGVDSRVLLKHVYQLILDRGYHLNNADITVACERPKLAPHNLEMRQSIADVLDVDITQISIKATTTEKLGFTGRQEGILASAIVLLSHQAK; encoded by the coding sequence ATGGTTGCTCAGATTCGAATTGGTCAAGGCATTGATGTACATGCTTTTGACGACGGGCAGTTTGTTACTTTGGCAGGCATTAAAATACCGCATACACATGGTTTGAAGGCACATTCTGATGGTGATGTAATTCTACATGCACTGTGTGATGCTTTGTTAGGGGCACTTGCCTTAGGGGATATCGGTCAGCATTTCCCAGATACTGATCCTGAATATAAAGGGGTAGATAGCCGTGTTTTACTGAAACATGTTTATCAATTGATTTTAGATAGGGGTTATCATTTAAATAATGCAGATATCACAGTTGCGTGCGAACGACCGAAATTAGCACCGCATAATTTAGAAATGCGCCAAAGTATCGCTGATGTATTAGATGTGGATATTACGCAGATTAGTATTAAAGCGACGACCACTGAAAAACTAGGTTTTACTGGTCGTCAGGAAGGTATTTTGGCGAGTGCAATTGTACTGCTTTCACATCAGGCAAAATGA
- a CDS encoding A1S_1983 family putative colistin resistance protein, which translates to MLLNTVRNQLKKTGCVITLSCLCSTFAFAKAIDCSNHHAELQRICSKQYEEQRFKLNDKFLTAYLVTDAPVQLLHATQEMWLRQLQQCKSKTCYLQQFDARIDDLNFYTSINQTLTQHYLKYEHGDLAKQPVHIQIHQLDKDRLKIEGTAYRSPNNRLETQTMSLLAYSTSDQKNQIIDNEKKCQYQFDFQRALLVVRSEQKGCERFTGIYRLYD; encoded by the coding sequence ATGCTGTTGAACACTGTAAGAAATCAATTAAAGAAAACGGGCTGTGTTATCACATTGAGTTGTTTATGCTCAACATTTGCATTTGCTAAAGCAATCGATTGCTCAAATCATCATGCGGAACTTCAAAGGATATGTTCTAAACAATATGAAGAACAAAGATTTAAACTAAATGATAAGTTTTTAACAGCTTATTTAGTAACAGATGCACCTGTGCAACTTTTACATGCAACCCAAGAAATGTGGTTGCGTCAGCTACAACAATGCAAATCTAAAACGTGTTACTTACAACAGTTTGATGCTCGCATAGATGACTTGAACTTTTATACATCAATTAATCAAACACTTACGCAGCACTATCTAAAATATGAACACGGCGATCTAGCTAAGCAACCTGTGCACATCCAAATTCACCAACTCGATAAAGACCGCCTCAAAATCGAAGGAACTGCCTATCGCAGCCCAAACAATCGACTAGAAACACAAACGATGTCTTTACTGGCGTATAGTACATCTGATCAAAAGAACCAGATCATCGACAACGAGAAAAAATGCCAGTATCAATTTGACTTTCAACGTGCCCTATTAGTGGTCAGATCAGAACAAAAAGGTTGCGAACGCTTTACAGGTATTTATCGTTTATATGATTGA
- a CDS encoding D-amino acid dehydrogenase: MPHVVVIGAGITGVTSAYELIKLGYQVTVIDRHLFPAMETSFANGGQLSACNAEVWNQKATVLKGIKWMSKKDAPLLLNPSFSLHKYRWLIEFLTHIKDYKANTIETVRLALLARQRLFEIAEKENISFDLEKRGILHMYHTKEDFEIAKKVNDVLVEGKLERNAITPEEMKAIEPNLTGDYYGGYYTAGDATGDIHKYSVGLAEKTQEYGVKYRFGLDVVDVKCLHDKVLIQCKNSSENMHPESDVHTKIEADLVLVCGGVGSYQLADLLGDSVNVYPVKGYSITVQLKDEQSVKNAPWVSLLDESAKIVTSRLGADRFRVAGTAEFNGYNRDIRADRIQPLINWVNQNFDISTEHVVPWAGLRPMMPNMLPVVKQGKQPRVFYNTGHGHLGWTLSAATAVLISEEISQKFPN; this comes from the coding sequence ATGCCACATGTTGTTGTCATTGGTGCGGGGATTACAGGTGTAACGTCTGCTTATGAACTAATTAAGCTAGGTTATCAAGTCACTGTCATTGATCGTCATCTATTTCCAGCAATGGAAACCTCTTTCGCCAATGGTGGGCAATTATCTGCGTGTAATGCTGAAGTTTGGAATCAAAAGGCAACGGTGCTCAAGGGTATCAAATGGATGAGCAAGAAAGATGCACCATTATTGCTCAATCCATCATTCAGTCTGCACAAATATCGTTGGTTAATTGAGTTTTTAACTCATATCAAAGATTATAAAGCCAATACCATTGAAACCGTACGCCTAGCTTTATTGGCAAGACAGCGTTTATTTGAAATTGCAGAAAAAGAAAATATTTCTTTTGATTTGGAAAAACGTGGCATTCTGCACATGTATCATACCAAAGAAGATTTTGAAATCGCGAAAAAGGTCAACGATGTATTGGTTGAAGGAAAGTTAGAGCGGAATGCGATTACACCTGAGGAAATGAAGGCAATTGAGCCGAATTTGACAGGTGATTATTATGGTGGATATTACACAGCTGGAGATGCAACGGGAGATATTCACAAGTATTCAGTGGGTTTGGCAGAAAAAACACAAGAATATGGAGTTAAATATCGCTTTGGTTTGGATGTTGTGGATGTCAAATGTTTGCATGACAAAGTCCTTATTCAATGTAAAAACAGTTCAGAAAATATGCATCCAGAATCGGATGTCCACACTAAAATTGAAGCTGATCTCGTATTGGTGTGTGGTGGCGTGGGAAGTTATCAATTGGCGGATCTACTAGGTGATAGTGTTAATGTCTATCCTGTGAAAGGCTATTCGATCACGGTTCAACTTAAAGATGAGCAAAGTGTCAAAAATGCACCTTGGGTAAGTTTGTTGGATGAGAGTGCCAAAATCGTCACCTCGCGATTAGGCGCAGATCGATTCCGCGTCGCAGGGACAGCTGAGTTTAATGGCTATAATCGTGATATTCGTGCAGATCGGATTCAGCCTTTAATCAATTGGGTAAATCAAAACTTTGATATCTCAACGGAACATGTTGTGCCTTGGGCTGGTTTGCGTCCAATGATGCCGAATATGTTGCCTGTCGTAAAACAAGGAAAGCAGCCGCGCGTATTCTATAATACTGGGCATGGTCATTTAGGATGGACGTTATCGGCTGCTACAGCAGTATTGATTAGTGAAGAGATTTCACAGAAGTTTCCAAACTAA